The DNA window TAGGTAACGATTTCGAAAGAGGTATCAGTGGCGGTGAGAAGAGAAGGGTGTCAATTGCCTGCGAATTAGTAACTTCTCCTCTAATTCTATTTTTAGATGAGCCTACATCAGGACTGGATTCCAACAATGCAAACAATGTCATTGAATGTTTGGTTAGGCTGGCTTCTCACTATAATAGAACGTTGGTACTATCTATTCACCAGCCTAGATCTAACATTTTCAAGTTATTTGATAACCTGGTTCTATTAAGCTGCGGTGAAATGGTTTATTCTGGAGACGCTTCTAGGGTAGGTGAGTTTTTCCGTAATCATGGGTACGTTTGTCCGAACGATTACAATATTGCAGATTATCTAATAGATGTCACTTTTGGTACCTCAACTCAATCGCTACAGCAGAATTTTCGAAACAATGACCTTGAAGCTGTTGGACTTCATAGTCATGAAGACTCAATTCATGTACCAGAACTGAGCAATTCTTCTACTCAACGCGAATGGGAACACTTTGCTGTTCACAGAGATGAACTAAGAGTCATGCTACAGGAGCCAGGAGAACGGAGGGCAGCCGAGGGTACGCTAAATTCCCATCTGTTGCAGAAACTATTCAATGAGGGGCCTTACTTCTCTGAACTTTGTGTGGAAATTGAGTCAATTAATTCTACACCTGCAGCTAACGGACTAAAACCTTCCTCATATGAATCTGCCTCTTTCTTCCAACAACTATCAATCTTAAACTCTAGGACTTTTAAAAACGTCTTCAGGAACCCGAAATTGTTGATGGGTAACTACCTTATGACCATTTGTCTCGGATTGTTTTTGGGTGTCTTATATTTTGATGTGGATAATGACATTAGCGGGTTTCAAAACAGATTAGGGTTGTTTTTCTTCACCTTGACCTACTTTGGCTTCCTTACACTTACGGGGCTATCATCGTTTGCATTGGACAGAATAATCTTCTTGAAAGAACGCTCAAACCATTATTATTCACCTGCGGCATATTATTTGAGTAAGATAATCAGCGATGTTTTCCCACTTAGAGTATTACCTCCTATCCTTCTGGGAATTATGGTGTATCCACTTGTAGGTTTAAATATGGCTGAAGGtgcattttttaaatacaTTTGCATTCTCATCCTATTCAACTTGGGTATATCCCTAGAAATCCTTGCGATTGGCATTATATTTGAGGACTTGAACAACTCCATTATTGTCAGCGTCTTGATACTTCTCGCTTCCCTGCTTTTCAGCGGCCTGTTTATCAATACAGAGAAGATCACTAACGTCGCATTTAGGTatatgaagaatttttcGGTTTTCTACTATGCCTATGAGTCCTTGATTATTAACGAGGTTAAAACCTTAATGTTACGGGAAAAGAAGTACGGTTTAAACATTGAAATTCCTGGTGCTACTATCTTGAGCACTTTTGGTTTCAAGGTTCAaaatttattattcaatattaaGATTCTAGCCTTCCTTAACGTCCTATTCCTAGTCTTAGGGTACCTAATTctggaattttttgttgttgaacAGAAATAAGAAGTCTTAAAAAGATATCCCTGCTTCTTAGAATAAAAATgcatatattatatacGTTATATGCGTTATATAcgttattatatatatataataactTATATAAAAGGGTTCAAATTCTTTACCCCCGGGTAACGGTAAAACTTCCCTTCAAGTCCTGGTAAAGTGATGAGTGCGTACCTTGCTGggttgaaaaatttaaaGTCTCATCTCGATGAGACAGAAATAGCTCTACTAGTCCGGCAACAGTTACGATAGATCTGGACCTTAATATACTATAGTTAATAGTGCAGTCATGAATGGGCTACTAGAAAACGGTATCAAACTTTCTGATATTGCTCAGGAGTTGCATGGCAAGATGATTGCCCAAGAAGCGGGTAAGCTGTTCTCTCAACAGGAACTACAGTCCATAATCGGCTCTACTTCTTTAAGCAATCTCATGGCATATGTACAGGAGCTCTTGGATAAGAATCTTATTCGACTTGTGAAGCAGAATAACGAACTCAAGTTTCAGGCTGTTCATGTTTCGGAAGCACAGAAGAAATCCGGAATGAGTTCTGATGAGTCTCTAGTGTATTCATATATCGAAGCAAGCGGGAGAGAGGGTATTTGGACCAAGACTATTAAGGCTAAAACGAATTTACATCAGCACGTCGTTTTAAAATGTCTAAAATCTTTGGAATCTCAGCGGTATGTGAAGTCTGTGAAAAGTGTGAAGTACCCTACCAGAAAAATCTACATGTTATACAATCTACAGCCATCTATAGACGTCACAGGTGGCCCATGGTTCACTGATAGTGAGCTAGATGTAGAATTTATTAACAGCTTGCTGACTATTGTGTGGCGCCATACATCGGAACGTACATACCCGAATGGGttcaataactttaatGGCAGTCGAGGCAAAGAATTGCTTTATACACATAATGTTAAAAACTATTCTACTACAGATGAGATTCTAGAATTCATCAGTGGCGCTCGGGTTTCCACTGTTGATCTGTCTAAACCTGATATTCGTTCTCTATGTGAAGTATTGGTATATGATGATAAGTTAGAAAAGGTTGCATTCGACTGTTATCGCGTCACGCTTCAAAGCGTGCTACAAATGGCACAACCAATCAGTGATCCTTTTAACTCTACCAAAGATGACAACGAGGATTTCTCTATATTTGACTATTATAACTCGATTGCACCTTCCGCAGGCGATAAAGAAGCCGTCTACATTGACGAGTGGACCCTGTGAAACCCCTAGTAAATGTATCTTTCGCATCTTAAAACAGTACATAACGTTCTGTACACTGATCAGCTATAACTAAATACTGGAGCTGCAATATATCATTTAAGCGACTAAGACTAAGGGAAGTTGCCGGGGTCCGGTCCAAAATAGCCCTTTTCGGTTAAAGAGACATTCAACTTGGAAATATAGGTACGCTCATAGACCGACGTCTCAGGAACACTGTTACCCCACCAATTCAATTGATAATCATTATATTGTATCGCAGCAAAAATAACCAAAGAAGAGAATACCAGGCCGCATTTTAAAGCACCTTCCAGAACGTAATTGTACTTCTCCCAGATACGCAAACGGTAGCGCTTCATGTAAAATTGGGATATAAAATTAACAATGAAGCCTGGAGTAAAGTACACCATATTATACGGTGGAGAAAACGATAACATGCCAATAATGATCAGAATAGGGTTAAAACTCCGTGGGTAAAACTTACCATACTTCTTCCACAGAGCACAACCTACACCAATCACAGCACCAATAGCCCAGCACCACTTTAATTGAGGGTATACTTTGGTGAAGATCTTCTGGGGCCCCATCGCACCCCACATAACAGAAGCATTGTAGTATGTACGTATATCAGGACAACTGAATTTGGCTGGTTGGTGCTCATCGCAAAAGCCCGATATATTACTGAATTGCCAGTTTACCACGAAAAGGTTAACAAATATCTGAATAAAAACCATCACCAACTGGCCACGAAATAAAGCTACAGGAGAAATTTTACAGTAGTGAGCCACCTTCATGTTAGAGATATAGTTATCAGCCTGTCCATCGATGTTATAACCAAAAGCCTTAATAAGCATTAAGGCATATGGGTTTCCCGGTAGAATATATCCCACAATCATTTCAACCAATAAATTCAGGCCCGCAGTGAAGGTTGTTCTAGCATGCAAGGTAGTTAATGGAATAAGGAAGATAAAGTT is part of the Eremothecium cymbalariae DBVPG#7215 chromosome 2, complete sequence genome and encodes:
- the ADP1 gene encoding putative ATP-dependent permease ADP1 (similar to Ashbya gossypii AER190W), translating into MNIKLCLKVLGLVVQCATAIHGYREINRARQGYLSSALPERGILSNDDDDKCPPCFNCMLEMFECKQFSTCNSYTGKCECLPGFGSEDCSEPLCGALSDEDGHRPFRKPQEKCACKDGWGGINCNVCQEDDVCDSFMPEGLKGTCYKDGIIVKSLYQGCDVTNKKILEILKGAKPQVTFSCNRTVADCNFQFWIDEIESFYCKLDTCQFEYDLNKNVSHYTCEDVSCKCIPETMLCGKEGSIDISDFLTEAIKGPGDFSCDLKTKDCRFSEPSMNDLISSVFGDSYIMLQCESGECLHYSQIPGYEPPRKNKLTKFGIFVISITLVNIIGVASLVVFYILKSPLFNQGAIKLSEEDGKEHDFLKSNVKATLTFENISYKVFPTKKVNTTVLNSVSGVARSGEILAIMGGSGAGKTCLLDILAMKNKTGAVSGNIKVNGTSISKGDFAKIVGFVDQEDYLLPTLTVYETVLNSALLRLPRSMSFNAKQRRVYQVLEELRIFDIRDRVIGNDFERGISGGEKRRVSIACELVTSPLILFLDEPTSGLDSNNANNVIECLVRLASHYNRTLVLSIHQPRSNIFKLFDNLVLLSCGEMVYSGDASRVGEFFRNHGYVCPNDYNIADYLIDVTFGTSTQSLQQNFRNNDLEAVGLHSHEDSIHVPELSNSSTQREWEHFAVHRDELRVMLQEPGERRAAEGTLNSHLLQKLFNEGPYFSELCVEIESINSTPAANGLKPSSYESASFFQQLSILNSRTFKNVFRNPKLLMGNYLMTICLGLFLGVLYFDVDNDISGFQNRLGLFFFTLTYFGFLTLTGLSSFALDRIIFLKERSNHYYSPAAYYLSKIISDVFPLRVLPPILLGIMVYPLVGLNMAEGAFFKYICILILFNLGISLEILAIGIIFEDLNNSIIVSVLILLASLLFSGLFINTEKITNVAFRYMKNFSVFYYAYESLIINEVKTLMLREKKYGLNIEIPGATILSTFGFKVQNLLFNIKILAFLNVLFLVLGYLILEFFVVEQK
- the RPC34 gene encoding DNA-directed RNA polymerase III subunit C34 (similar to Ashbya gossypii AER191W), whose product is MNGLLENGIKLSDIAQELHGKMIAQEAGKLFSQQELQSIIGSTSLSNLMAYVQELLDKNLIRLVKQNNELKFQAVHVSEAQKKSGMSSDESLVYSYIEASGREGIWTKTIKAKTNLHQHVVLKCLKSLESQRYVKSVKSVKYPTRKIYMLYNLQPSIDVTGGPWFTDSELDVEFINSLLTIVWRHTSERTYPNGFNNFNGSRGKELLYTHNVKNYSTTDEILEFISGARVSTVDLSKPDIRSLCEVLVYDDKLEKVAFDCYRVTLQSVLQMAQPISDPFNSTKDDNEDFSIFDYYNSIAPSAGDKEAVYIDEWTL